One genomic window of Motacilla alba alba isolate MOTALB_02 chromosome 3, Motacilla_alba_V1.0_pri, whole genome shotgun sequence includes the following:
- the HAO1 gene encoding hydroxyacid oxidase 1: MSGKPVCVADFEEYAKSFLPKSVYDYYRSGADDQETLADNVAAFSRWKLYPRVLRDVSVMDLSTSVLGHRVTVPVCVAATAMQRMAHPHGETATARACQAVGTGMMLSSWATSSIEEVAEAAPSGLRWLQLYVYKERQVTAALVRRAERAGYRGIFVTVDTPYLGRRLADVRNRFQLPPHLSLKNFSSSELAFSSGKDFGENSGLAVYVAEAIDATVSWEDIKWLRGLTSLPIVLKGILRADDAKEAVKLGVNGILVSNHGARQLDGVPATIDVLPEIVEAVEGKVEVFLDGGVRKGTDVLKALALGAKAVFVGRPVLWGLAYQGEEGAKEVLQMLKEEFRLAMALTGCRRVEEIGRTLIRRHQALFSKI; this comes from the exons ATGTCTGGCAAGCCAGTGTGCGTTGCAGATTTTGAGGAGTATGCTAAAAGCTTTCTGCCCAAGTCCGTGTACGATTACTACCGCTCTGGGGCGGATGACCAGGAAACCCTGGCGGATAATGTCGCAGCGTTTTCCAG GTGGAAGCTGTACCCGCGGGTGCTCAGGGACGTGTCGGTGATGGACCTGTCCACCTCTGTCCTGGGGCACAGGGTCACCGTGCCCGTGTGCGTGGCCGCCACCGCGATGCAGCGCATGGCTCATCCCCACGGAGAGACGGCGACCGCCCGAG cctgccaggcCGTGGGGACGGGGATGATGCTGAGCTCCTGGGCCACGTCGTCCATCGAGGAGGTGGCGGAGGCAGCCCCGTCTGGCCTGCGCTGGCTGCAGCTGTACGTGTACAAGGAGCGGCAGGTGACGGCGGCGCTGGTGCGGCGCGCCGAGAGAGCCGGCTACCGCGGCATCTTCGTCACCGTGGACACGCCGTACCTGGGCCGCCGCCTCGCCGACGTGCGCAACAGGTTCCAGCTGCCCCCGCACCTCAG CTTAAAGAACTTCTCGAGCAGTGAGCTGGCATTTTCCTCGGGGAAGGACTTTGGAGAGAACAGCGGGCTGGCTGTGTACGTCGCTGAGGCCATCGATGCCACCGTCAGCTGGGAGGACATCAAGTGGCTGCGGGGGCTGACCTCGCTGCCCATCGTGCTGAAAGGCATCCTCAGGG cTGATGATGCCAAAGAAGCTGTGAAGCTTGGGGTAAACGGGATCCTGGTGTCAAACCACGGAGCACGACAGCTTGATGGTGTCCCTGCTACT ATTGATGTCTTGCCTGAAATCGTGGAGGCTGTGGAGGGGAAGGTGGAGGTGTTCCTGGACGGAGGCGTGAGAAAAGGCACAGACGTTCTCAAGGCACTGGCTCTTGGTGCCAAAGCTGTTTTCGTTGGGAGACCTGTCCTCTGGGGACTGGCTTACCAA GGTGAAGAAGGAGCAAAAGAAGTTCTCCAGATGCTGAAGGAAGAGTTTCGCCTGGCAATGGCTCTGACAG GATGCCGGAGAGTAGAAGAAATTGGCAGGACACTGATCCGAAGACATCAAGCATTGTTTTCCAAGATTTAG